A genome region from Manihot esculenta cultivar AM560-2 chromosome 5, M.esculenta_v8, whole genome shotgun sequence includes the following:
- the LOC110615838 gene encoding haloacid dehalogenase-like hydrolase domain-containing protein 3, translated as MEACLTRCCNGNAFLRALKPLNLRISNPPCRCYSMPILSGGTKSLVKAYDALLLDAGGTLLQLVKPVDETYASIGTKYGLTATSVEIKKGFKRAFAAPWPEKLRYQGDGRPFWKLVVSEATGCTNDDYFEEVYKYYANGDAWRLPDGAYETLFLLKDNGVKLAVVSNFDTRLRKLLEDLNVIDLFDALIISSEVGYEKPDPNIFKAALDQVNVEASKAVHVGDDLKADKDGANAIGIDCWLWGEDVKTFTDIQNRILAIV; from the exons ATGGAAGCTTGCTTGACCAGGTGCTGTAATGGAAATGCTTTTCTCAGAGCTCTAAAACCTCTCAATTTGAGAATCTCAAATCCTCCGTGCCGCTGCTATTCCATGCCCATCCTTTCCG GAGGAACAAAGTCCCTTGTAAAGGCATATGATGCTTTATTGTTGGATGCTGGAGGAACCCTTTTGCAATTGGTAAAGCCCGTTGACGAAACCTATGCTTCTATTGGCACCAAATATG GTTTGACTGCAACTTCAGTCGAAATAAAGAAGGGATTTAAAAGAGCTTTTGCTGCCCCATGGCCTGAAAAGCTACGTTACCAG GGAGATGGGAGGCCATTTTGGAAGCTTGTTGTTTCTGAAGCCACTGGTTGCACTAATGATGATTATTTTGAAGAAGTCTATAAG TACTATGCAAATGGCGATGCATGGCGCCTTCCAGATGGGGCTTATGAAACATTATTCTTACTCAAAGATAATGGAG TTAAGCTGGCTGTTGTATCCAATTTTGACACCCGCTTAAGGAAGCTATTAGAGGACCTAAATGTTATAGATTT GTTTGATGCTTTAATCATATCTTCAGAAGTTGGGTATGAAAAACCAGATCCAAATATATTTAAAGCTGCTTTAG ATCAAGTAAATGTGGAAGCTAGCAAGGCAGTACATGTTGGAGATGATCTCAAGGCAGATAAGGATGGAGCCAATGCAATTGGGATTGATTGCTG GTTATGGGGAGAAGATGTCAAGACATTCACAGATATACAAAATCGCATCCTTGCCATTGTATGA
- the LOC110615349 gene encoding uncharacterized protein LOC110615349, which translates to MNQTFIVLILKKQKLEFVFDLRLISLCNMIDKIVTKVIGNRLKLVLGDVILEIQSAFVPHHLISDNFLIAYEVHHYLHRKTQGRVGYAAIKADMSKAYDRVEWHFLHQLMLWLGFDEHWVHSFMSFITSAQYSVSHNGFSYGHIIPSRGLR; encoded by the coding sequence ATGAATCAAACTTTTATTGTTCTAATTTTGAAGAAACAAAAGCTTGAATTTGTTTTTGATCTGCGACTAATTTCTTTGTGTAATATGATTGATAAAATTGTAACTAAAGTAATCGGTAATAGATTAAAATTGGTTTTGGGTGATGTTATTTTGGAAATACAAAGTGCTTTTGTCCCACATCATTTGATATCTGATAATTTTCTCATTGCCTATGAAGTGCATCACTATTTGCATCGTAAAACACAGGGTAGGGTGGGTTATGCAGCTATTAAAGCGGATATGAGTAAAGCTTATGACCGAGTTGAATGGCATTTTCTACATCAATTAATGCTATGGTTGGGTTTTGATGAACATTGGGTGCATTCTTTCATGTCTTTTATTACTTCAGCTCAATATTCAGTTTCTCATAACGGATTTTCTTATGGACACATTATCCCATCCCGTGGTCTACGATAA
- the LOC110615837 gene encoding cullin-3A: MSNQKKRNFQIEAFKHRVVVDPKYADKTWKILEHAIHEIYNHNASGLSFEELYRNAYNMVLHKFGEKLYSGLVSTMTSHLKEISKSIEAAQGDSFLEELNRKWNDHNKALQMIRDILMYMDRTYIPSTHKTPVHELGLNLWRDNIIHSSKIQTRLLNTLLALVHRERTGEVIDRGLMRNIIKMLMDLGSLVYQEDFEKPFLEVSAEFYKVESQEFIECCDCGEYLKKAEKRLNEEIERVTHYLDSKSEVKITNVVEKEMIANHMLSLVHMENSGLVNMLLDDKYEDLGRMYNLFRRVPNGLLTIREVMTSHLRETGKQLVTDPERLKDPVEFVQRLLDEKDKYDSIISLAFSNDKTFQNALNSSFEYFINLNARSPEFISLFVDDKLRKGLKGVSEEDVEVILDKVMMLFRYLQEKDVFEKYYKQHLAKRLLSGKTVSDDAERSLIVKLKTECGYQFTSKLEGMFTDMKTSQDTMQGFYASHPELGDGPTLVVQVLTTGSWPTQPSVTCNLPAEMSVLCEKFRSYYLGTHTGRRLSWQTNMGTADIKATFGKGQKHELNVSTFQMCVLMLFNNADRLSYKEIEQATEIPASELKRCLQSMACVKGKNVLRKEPMSKDIGEEDAFFVNDKFTSKFYKVKIGTVVAQKESEPEKQETRQRVEEDRKPQIEAAIVRIMKSRRVLDHNNIITEVTKQLQSRFLANPTEIKKRIESLIERDFLERDSVDRKLYRYLA, translated from the exons ATGAGTAATCAGAAGAAGAGAAACTTTCAGATAGAAGCGTTTAAGCACCGGGTCGTTGTGGATCCGAAATATGCTGATAAGACCTGGAAGATTCTGGAGCATGCTATCCATGAGATTTATAATCACAACGCTAGTGGCcttagttttgaagagctttaTAG GAATGCCTATAATATGGTGCTGCACAAATTTGGTGAAAAGTTGTATTCTGGTCTGGTTTCAACGATGACATCGCATCTCAAAGAAATATCAAAATCTATTGAGGCTGCTCAGGGTGATTCGTTTTTGGAGGAGCTGAACAGGAAATGGAATGACCATAACAAAGCATTGCAAATGATTAGGGATATATTGATGTACATGGACCGGACTTATATTCCAAGCACCCATAAAACTCCTGTTCATGAGCTTGGATTGAACTTGTGGAGGGATAACATCATACACTCAAGCAAAATTCAGACAAGGCTTCTAAATACACTGCTTGCACTAGTTCATAGAGAACGGACTGGTGAAGTTATAGACCGAGGATTGATGAGGAACATAATCAAGATGCTTATGGATTTAGGTTCATTGGTTTACCAAGAGGACTTTGAGAAGCCATTTCTTGAGGTTTCAGCTGAGTTCTATAAGGTTGAATCACAGGAGTTCATTGAATGCTGTGATTGTGGTGAGTATTTGAAGAAAGCTGAGAAACGTTTGAATGAAGAGATAGAGCGAGTGACTCACTACTTGGATTCAAAGAGTGAAGTCAAGATAACTAACGTAGTTGAGAAGGAAATGATTGCTAACCATATGCTGAGCCTAGTCCACATGGAGAATTCAGGCCTGGTAAATATGCTTCTTGATGATAAATATGAAGACTTGGGAAGAATGTATAATTTGTTCCGTCGGGTTCCTAATGGTCTTCTCACAATACGAGAAGTGATGACTTCTCACCTTAGGGAGACTGGTAAGCAACTAGTTACTGATCCAGAAAGGTTGAAGGATCCGGTAGAATTTGTTCAGCGTTTGCTGGATGAGAAAGATAAATATGATAGCATCATAAGTCTGGCATTCAGCAATGACAAAACATTCCAGAATGCTTTGAATTCCTCCTTTgagtattttattaatttgaatgCTCGCTCTCCTGAATTCATTTCATTATTCGTGGATGACAAGCTTAGAAAAGGTCTAAAGGGCGTTAGCGAGGAGGATGTGGAGGTTATTCTTGACAAGGTGATGATGCTGTTTCGTTACTTGCAGGAGAAAGATGTATTTGAGAAGTATTATAAACAGCATTTGGCTAAGAGGCTGTTATCAGGAAAAACGGTCTCTGATGATGCAGAGAGAAGTTTGATAGTCAAACTTAAGACTGAATGTGGATATCAATTCACCTCGAAATTAGAAGGCATGTTCACTGACATGAAGACCTCCCAGGATACCATGCAAGGGTTTTATGCAAGCCACCCTGAGCTAGGAGATGGGCCTACACTTGTTGTCCAGGTCTTGACGACAGGATCTTGGCCAACTCAGCCTAGTGTTACTTGCAACTTACCTGCTGAAATGTCAGTGCTATGTGAAAAGTTCAGGTCATATTACCTTGGGACTCATACTGGTCGGAGACTGTCCTGGCAAACTAACATGGGCACAGCAGACATCAAAGCGACGTTTGGGAAGGGCCAGAAACATGAGTTGAATGTATCTACATTCCAAATGTGTGTTCTCATGCTGTTTAACAATGCTGATCGGCTTAGCTACAAGGAGATTGAGCAGGCTACGGAGATTCCTGCTTCAGAGCTGAAGAGGTGCCTGCAATCAATGGCATGTGTAAAAGGGAAAAATGTACTTAGGAAGGAGCCCATGAGTAAAGATATTGGCGAGGAAGATGCCTTTTTCGTGAATGACAAGTTCACAAGCAAATTCTACAAGGTGAAGATAGGAACTGTAGTTGCTCAAAAGGAATCAGAACCAGAAAAGCAAGAGACTCGGCAGAGAGTGGAGGAGGACAGAAAGCCTCAGATAGAAGCAGCAATAGTTAGGATCATGAAATCAAGGAGGGTTTTGGATCATAACAATATAATTACTGAGGTCACAAAGCAGTTGCAGTCCCGATTTCTTGCAAACCCGACTGAGATTAAGAAACGTATTGAATCTCTTATTGAACGAGATTTCTTGGAGAGAGATAGTGTGGATAGAAAATTGTACCGGTATCTTGCTTGA